From the genome of Anopheles funestus chromosome 2RL, idAnoFuneDA-416_04, whole genome shotgun sequence:
TATCCACATTTCGCATGGAACCATCAAGTCTATTTCAGCCCTCACTTCTTCCTCTTTGCCTTCCtttaacattttcaaatgttttattaaaactgCGCTGACCTCTGTGGATCGAAACGAAAGCATATCATCAGTACAAGTCGTTCGTGGTATGTTCACCAATTCACGTACCTTGAGTGGAATCATCTTCGCAAATGGTCTCAAACTCCTGGTCCATTATTTCTTCCAGCACCTCGCGTAAATCGATCGCGTCCACATGCTTGTTTTCAGTGCAGTACGATGTAATGTATTCGATCAGTTCTATTGCCGTCTGAAAGAAGGGATGTACACGATGTTATTCATAAAAGAGGTGATAGGTTCACTGAGGCCTACTTACATTTAGCCCAAGTGGGCCGCCCATGCCATGCTCCACTGCAAGTCGCAATGCCGTCCAACGATTCAGCACGTTTTCCACGACCACCCGAAACACTCCTTGTAATGCTTTGGTCGACATTTTGTCCAGCTAGCAGTATACGGTAAAGGTATTCTAATTTTTCCTAACGCCAGGTTCCACCAGTCTGCGTTTCTATCGTGAATTTATTTCAGATATTCGTCGACATCGTTGTAAACACACAAtccaaatgaaatttaataattctTCTTTCTCTTATTATTTTACGACTGACAATGCCCAACTAACATGAAtgtcaaaataattcaaattaataATACTCTCCAATTGAGCTTACGATTAAATTAAGAACATACCACAGGAAG
Proteins encoded in this window:
- the LOC125762598 gene encoding pre-rRNA-processing protein TSR2 homolog — protein: MSTKALQGVFRVVVENVLNRWTALRLAVEHGMGGPLGLNTAIELIEYITSYCTENKHVDAIDLREVLEEIMDQEFETICEDDSTQEVSAVLIKHLKMLKEGKEEEVRAEIDLMVPCEMWIKSGSKIKYQQMDDSSDSDEDTNEQEDMEVEPASADDVCTEVNPSTCGSSTKFIEEPIDPGWTQVRGRRRR